The following coding sequences lie in one Calditerrivibrio sp. genomic window:
- a CDS encoding class II fumarate hydratase, producing MEYRIEKDSMGEMKIPENAYWGAQTARANENFVISGERLPKEFIKAVAIIKMAAATANLQLGLLDAKKVDAIIKASIEVIEGKFDDQFPLDIFQTGSATSTNMNVNEVIANRACELLGGKKGDKKLCHPNDDVNRCQSSNDVIPSAIHISFIMESKKLVDALSSLEKVLTQKVEEFADIIKIGRTHLMDAVPMTLGQEFSGYLYQIKNSKKRLIDAEKYLLELPLGGTALGTGLNADPYFAKLAIKEISGYTGIEFRQAENLFEGIATKDATVFFAGAMNTLSVSLMKIANDLRLLSSGPRCGIGEIELPSLQPGSSIMPGKVNPVIPEATIQVAAEVMGNVHTISIAGASGLLELNVMMPLIAYKGLWSLKLLTNVVDALSTKCINGITANRDRCEELVDWSMAIVTPLALKLGYDEAAQIAYEAFKEKKTVKQVVLEKGLMGEEEAKEFFDPKKMI from the coding sequence ATGGAATATAGAATAGAAAAGGACAGTATGGGAGAAATGAAAATACCAGAAAATGCTTATTGGGGGGCTCAAACAGCAAGAGCTAATGAAAACTTTGTTATCTCTGGAGAAAGGCTGCCAAAGGAGTTTATAAAAGCTGTGGCCATTATTAAAATGGCAGCAGCAACCGCAAATCTGCAATTGGGTCTTTTAGATGCTAAAAAAGTTGATGCCATAATAAAAGCCTCCATTGAGGTAATAGAGGGTAAATTTGATGATCAATTTCCCCTCGATATATTCCAGACAGGTTCTGCAACCTCCACAAACATGAATGTTAACGAAGTCATAGCAAATAGAGCATGTGAGCTTTTAGGTGGTAAGAAAGGGGATAAAAAGTTATGTCATCCAAATGATGATGTAAACAGATGTCAATCCAGTAACGACGTCATCCCCAGTGCTATTCATATATCGTTTATCATGGAGAGTAAAAAATTAGTGGATGCTTTAAGTAGTTTGGAAAAGGTACTAACCCAGAAGGTGGAAGAGTTTGCAGATATAATAAAGATAGGTAGAACCCATCTTATGGACGCTGTTCCGATGACGTTGGGGCAGGAGTTTTCTGGATACCTTTATCAGATCAAGAATTCTAAAAAGCGTCTTATCGATGCGGAAAAATACCTCCTTGAGTTACCGTTAGGGGGAACGGCATTGGGGACAGGCCTAAATGCTGATCCATATTTTGCAAAATTAGCTATTAAGGAGATATCTGGCTATACTGGTATTGAGTTTAGGCAAGCCGAGAATCTTTTTGAAGGGATAGCCACAAAGGATGCTACAGTCTTCTTTGCTGGAGCTATGAACACCCTATCTGTATCCCTCATGAAGATAGCCAACGATCTTAGACTTTTGAGCTCTGGGCCCAGATGTGGGATTGGTGAAATAGAATTACCATCTCTCCAGCCCGGTAGTTCGATAATGCCGGGTAAGGTTAACCCAGTAATACCCGAGGCCACTATACAGGTGGCAGCTGAGGTGATGGGTAACGTTCATACGATATCGATAGCTGGTGCAAGTGGTTTATTGGAGCTAAATGTCATGATGCCTTTGATAGCTTATAAAGGTTTATGGTCGTTGAAGCTTTTGACAAATGTAGTGGATGCCCTTTCTACTAAATGTATAAATGGGATAACAGCCAATAGGGATAGATGTGAGGAGCTTGTGGATTGGTCTATGGCAATTGTTACTCCTTTAGCTTTAAAATTGGGGTATGATGAGGCTGCTCAAATAGCTTATGAAGCATTTAAGGAGAAGAAGACTGTTAAGCAGGTTGTGCTTGAAAAGGGTTTGATGGGGGAAGAGGAAGCAAAAGAGTTTTTTGATCCTAAGAAGATGATATGA
- a CDS encoding cyclic nucleotide-binding domain-containing protein — protein sequence MTNEKIFSILRTEPKFLDLTNDELTALISYCQLEVFPKVSTIIKEGEFGNKFYFIIEGEIGISKSISDEIIFFISSLRKGDFFGEMAIITEYPRSANAFAKTDVTLLSMTRDSLIRFKNDYPLAFGKFSYILAKTLADRLYKVEERIKNIIKASVISAIT from the coding sequence ATGACAAATGAAAAAATATTTTCAATATTAAGGACGGAACCTAAATTTTTAGACCTTACAAATGATGAGCTCACTGCTCTTATAAGCTATTGCCAGCTCGAAGTTTTCCCAAAGGTCTCCACTATTATAAAGGAAGGTGAATTTGGAAACAAGTTTTATTTTATCATTGAAGGGGAAATAGGTATATCCAAGTCCATATCTGATGAAATCATCTTCTTCATATCATCCCTTAGAAAGGGTGATTTTTTTGGAGAAATGGCTATAATAACCGAATATCCACGATCTGCCAATGCCTTTGCCAAAACAGATGTCACTTTACTATCCATGACAAGGGACAGTCTGATCAGATTTAAAAATGATTACCCCCTTGCCTTTGGAAAGTTTTCCTATATTTTAGCAAAAACTTTAGCAGATAGACTTTACAAAGTAGAGGAAAGGATCAAAAATATCATAAAGGCTTCAGTCATCAGTGCAATAACCTAA
- a CDS encoding TlpA family protein disulfide reductase gives MKKIFLTVLLLISVGLRAEVREIDGHNFSGLLLQGYNKTVVVFWAVYCPYCKALLKTLNENYEYFRTQKINIIAISTDKNPQLVDDFVRKNGFHFNVYIDKGDLKKKYNAYYIPMTVIFDKKGELEDTFPGNKSFDQLKEYLND, from the coding sequence ATGAAGAAGATATTTCTTACCGTTTTGCTTCTTATTTCGGTAGGTCTTCGTGCAGAGGTAAGGGAGATAGATGGGCATAATTTCTCTGGTTTATTATTGCAGGGGTATAATAAGACTGTTGTAGTTTTTTGGGCTGTGTATTGCCCCTATTGCAAAGCACTTTTAAAGACACTAAATGAGAATTATGAATATTTTAGAACACAGAAAATAAATATAATTGCAATATCGACGGATAAAAACCCCCAGCTTGTGGACGATTTCGTTAGAAAAAATGGATTCCATTTTAATGTTTATATTGACAAGGGGGATTTGAAAAAGAAATACAACGCTTATTATATCCCTATGACAGTTATATTCGATAAAAAAGGTGAGTTGGAGGATACTTTCCCAGGTAACAAGAGTTTTGACCAACTCAAGGAATATCTCAACGATTAG
- the thiS gene encoding sulfur carrier protein ThiS, with translation MTVKVNGNYIEISSQKNLAELLDELNLSKKNVVVELNREIIEVSNYNSTYLKEGDVLEIIHFVGGG, from the coding sequence ATGACTGTAAAGGTAAATGGAAATTATATTGAAATAAGCTCCCAAAAAAATCTTGCTGAGCTACTGGATGAGCTAAATCTATCAAAGAAAAATGTAGTGGTGGAGTTAAATCGGGAAATAATAGAAGTATCTAATTACAATAGCACCTATTTAAAAGAAGGGGATGTATTGGAGATCATTCATTTTGTAGGTGGAGGATAA